Proteins encoded by one window of Methanobacterium alcaliphilum:
- a CDS encoding orotate phosphoribosyltransferase-like protein → MNQELIKKANELRNRGFTTGEIADELNVSKDTARWLTLQSTGKKVEDKNQETPVDFAINWESLGGSSARMRYVSAAIADMALKHGTADVIVGIAVSGVPFATMMADVIDSETGIETALAVFHPKKHRKDEDAKGAISSNFASVEGKRVVIVDDVITSGRTIKEVIKVLKDQDAVPIAVTVLIDKKGISKVEDVPVESLIRVSRLG, encoded by the coding sequence ATGAATCAAGAACTCATAAAAAAAGCCAATGAACTACGCAACAGAGGTTTCACCACTGGAGAAATTGCAGACGAACTTAATGTTTCAAAGGATACTGCACGATGGTTAACCTTACAATCAACTGGCAAAAAAGTGGAAGATAAAAATCAAGAAACACCTGTAGATTTTGCAATAAACTGGGAAAGCCTAGGTGGCAGTTCTGCAAGGATGAGATACGTTTCTGCAGCCATAGCCGATATGGCTTTAAAACACGGCACGGCAGATGTTATAGTCGGTATTGCTGTTAGCGGAGTTCCTTTTGCAACTATGATGGCCGATGTAATAGATTCTGAAACCGGCATCGAAACAGCTCTTGCTGTATTCCACCCTAAAAAACATAGAAAAGATGAAGATGCAAAAGGAGCAATAAGTAGCAATTTCGCATCTGTTGAAGGAAAAAGAGTGGTTATTGTGGACGATGTTATAACCAGCGGCCGAACTATAAAAGAAGTTATTAAAGTTCTCAAGGATCAGGATGCTGTCCCCATTGCAGTTACTGTTCTTATCGATAAAAAAGGAATATCCAAAGTTGAAGACGTTCCAGTAGAATCTTTAATTAGAGTAAGTCGACTGGGATAA